Proteins from a single region of Rhodovibrio salinarum DSM 9154:
- the msrP gene encoding protein-methionine-sulfoxide reductase catalytic subunit MsrP produces the protein MLIKRKRAWDLPEAAATDEAAFLNRRAFAKLFAAGSIAAATSSVPFAGPAEAAEAVGPPAGDPSAGMYPFERNGAYALERPLSQERLVSTYNNYYEFGSSKTIWRKAREMPVRPWQVQIDGMVEKEQTVDIDDLLNRMPLEERLYRHRCVEAWSINVPWSGFPMAALVDFARPLSGAKYVRMETFVDRDVASGQRASWYPWPYVEGLTIEEATNELAFLATGMYGHPLPQQNGGPLRLAVPWKYGFKSVKGLVRFTFTDQKPLTFWHEVQGSEYGFWANVNPEVDHPRWSQASEKFLQSTDDIGFAASPKEVPTQKFNGYGEQVAHLYTGLEKEYGVKLWR, from the coding sequence ATGCTGATCAAGCGCAAGCGCGCCTGGGACCTGCCGGAAGCCGCGGCGACGGACGAGGCGGCCTTCCTCAATCGGCGCGCGTTCGCCAAGCTGTTCGCCGCCGGCAGCATCGCCGCAGCGACCAGCAGTGTCCCGTTTGCTGGCCCTGCCGAGGCGGCGGAGGCGGTCGGCCCGCCGGCGGGCGACCCGAGTGCCGGGATGTACCCGTTCGAGCGCAACGGCGCCTACGCCCTGGAGCGGCCGCTGTCGCAGGAGCGGCTCGTCTCTACCTACAACAACTATTACGAGTTCGGCTCGTCCAAGACGATCTGGCGTAAGGCGCGCGAGATGCCGGTGCGCCCCTGGCAGGTCCAGATCGACGGCATGGTGGAAAAAGAGCAGACGGTCGACATCGACGATCTCCTGAATCGGATGCCGCTGGAGGAACGCCTTTACCGGCACCGCTGCGTCGAGGCCTGGTCGATCAACGTCCCCTGGAGCGGCTTCCCGATGGCCGCGCTGGTCGATTTCGCCCGGCCGCTGTCGGGGGCGAAGTACGTGCGGATGGAAACCTTCGTCGATCGCGACGTCGCCTCCGGTCAGCGGGCGAGTTGGTATCCCTGGCCTTATGTCGAGGGGCTGACGATCGAGGAGGCGACCAACGAGCTCGCCTTCCTGGCGACCGGAATGTACGGCCATCCGTTGCCGCAGCAGAACGGCGGACCGCTACGTTTGGCGGTGCCGTGGAAGTACGGCTTCAAGTCGGTCAAAGGCTTGGTACGTTTCACCTTCACCGATCAGAAGCCGCTCACCTTCTGGCACGAGGTGCAGGGTAGTGAGTATGGCTTCTGGGCCAACGTGAACCCGGAGGTCGACCACCCCCGCTGGTCGCAGGCCTCCGAGAAGTTCCTGCAGTCGACCGATGACATCGGTTTCGCCGCCAGCCCGAAAGAGGTGCCGACCCAGAAGTTCAACGGCTACGGCGAACAGGTCGCCCACCTCTACACGGGTCTGGAGAAGGAGTACGGCGTTAAGCTGTGGCGGTGA
- a CDS encoding PA0069 family radical SAM protein, with translation MDTPIPERARKGRGAVSNARSTRFTALQRERTDDGWAGARTPSSAAPDTADAPADADHDGPGPQTVIGTDRSKSALSWNRSPDIPFDRSLNPYKGCEHGCVYCFARPTHAYLDLSPGLDFETWIFAKPNAPDLLRQELAKPGYKPATITLGANTDPYQPVERDLRISRGLLEVLEEARHPVCIITKGVAVTRDTDILARMAERRLVRVMVSVTTLDRELCRTLEPRAPQPARRLASVRTLVDAGVPTGVMAAPMIPALNDWELERIVEAAAAAGADAAGYVLLRLPYEIKHLMEEWLDAHAPGKKEHVLSLVRQARDGALNQSDWGVRMRGTGEYADLLARRFRLAVRRHGLSGERPELDTSQFTPPAKDPRQGSLF, from the coding sequence ATGGACACGCCCATTCCCGAGCGCGCACGCAAAGGCCGCGGTGCGGTTTCCAACGCCCGCAGCACGCGCTTCACCGCCCTGCAGCGCGAACGCACCGACGATGGCTGGGCCGGTGCGCGGACGCCGTCCTCGGCCGCTCCTGATACCGCGGACGCGCCGGCGGATGCGGACCACGACGGTCCCGGCCCGCAGACGGTGATCGGTACCGACCGGTCGAAGTCGGCGCTGTCCTGGAACCGTTCGCCGGATATACCGTTCGACCGTTCGCTCAATCCCTACAAGGGCTGCGAACACGGCTGCGTCTACTGCTTCGCCCGGCCGACCCACGCCTATCTCGATCTGTCGCCGGGTCTGGATTTCGAGACGTGGATCTTCGCCAAGCCGAACGCACCGGACCTGCTGCGCCAGGAGCTGGCCAAGCCCGGCTACAAGCCCGCAACGATCACGCTTGGCGCCAACACCGACCCCTATCAGCCGGTCGAACGCGACCTGCGGATCTCCCGTGGCTTGCTGGAGGTGCTGGAGGAAGCGCGCCATCCGGTCTGTATCATCACCAAGGGGGTGGCGGTCACGCGCGATACCGACATCCTGGCTCGTATGGCCGAGCGTCGGCTGGTGCGGGTGATGGTCTCGGTGACCACGCTCGACCGCGAGCTGTGCCGCACGCTGGAGCCGCGCGCGCCGCAGCCGGCCCGGCGGCTGGCGAGCGTGCGCACGCTGGTCGACGCCGGTGTGCCGACCGGCGTGATGGCGGCGCCGATGATCCCGGCGCTGAACGACTGGGAATTGGAGCGGATCGTCGAAGCGGCCGCGGCGGCCGGCGCGGATGCTGCCGGCTACGTGCTGCTGCGCCTGCCCTACGAGATCAAGCACCTGATGGAGGAATGGCTGGACGCTCATGCGCCTGGCAAGAAGGAACACGTACTCTCGCTGGTCCGTCAGGCGCGCGACGGCGCGTTGAACCAGTCCGACTGGGGGGTGCGGATGCGGGGCACCGGTGAATACGCCGACCTGCTCGCCCGCCGTTTCCGGCTTGCCGTCAGGCGCCACGGCCTGTCCGGCGAGCGCCCAGAGCTCGACACGAGCCAGTTCACCCCGCCCGCCAAGGACCCCCGGCAGGGATCGCTGTTCTAA
- the nth gene encoding endonuclease III, which yields MARTKLKKAEIHALFARLAEALPEPTTELDYKDPFTLLVAVVLSAQSTDVGVNKATRTLFAEADTPEAMAALGEEGVKRHIKTLGLFNSKAKNVVELSRALSQEHGGELPRDRAALEKLPGVGRKTANVVLNTAFGEPTIAVDTHIFRVSNRTGLAPGKTVREVEDELVRVVPSEFARDAHHWLILHGRYTCKARKPDCPSCRIADLCKFKEKTPAPAG from the coding sequence ATGGCACGCACGAAGCTGAAAAAGGCCGAAATCCACGCGCTGTTCGCCCGGCTGGCGGAAGCTTTGCCGGAGCCGACCACGGAACTCGACTACAAGGACCCGTTCACCCTGCTGGTGGCCGTGGTGCTCTCGGCGCAGTCGACCGATGTCGGGGTCAACAAGGCCACCCGCACCCTGTTCGCCGAAGCCGACACGCCCGAGGCGATGGCCGCCCTGGGCGAAGAAGGGGTGAAACGGCACATCAAGACGCTCGGCCTGTTCAACTCCAAGGCCAAGAACGTCGTCGAGCTATCGCGCGCGCTGTCGCAAGAGCACGGCGGCGAACTGCCACGCGACCGCGCCGCATTGGAGAAGCTGCCGGGGGTGGGGCGCAAGACCGCCAACGTCGTGCTCAACACCGCCTTCGGGGAGCCGACCATCGCGGTCGACACACATATCTTCCGCGTGTCCAACCGCACCGGTCTGGCCCCTGGCAAGACGGTGCGCGAGGTCGAGGACGAGCTGGTCCGGGTCGTGCCGTCCGAGTTCGCCCGCGACGCCCACCACTGGCTGATCCTGCACGGCCGCTATACCTGCAAGGCGCGCAAGCCCGACTGCCCCAGCTGCCGGATCGCCGATCTGTGCAAGTTCAAGGAAAAGACGCCAGCACCGGCAGGGTGA
- a CDS encoding EI24 domain-containing protein, with amino-acid sequence MIQGVIKAIGQLSDADLRKIVWRALALAVVVFAGLWGLSWWLLDWAGGGLVAYIGTDGFWGGLIETLVELGGLAAVLIASFLLFPAVMGMTQGFFLEDAAGVVERKHYRDLPEAHDQPILEGVRDAVSLAFTTIILNVVILPVYLILSFIPPLNVIVFYALNGYLLGREYFEVVAVRRLTHDHVRTLRRRHRGRLTAAGVIITVMLTIPLVNLLAPVVATAFMVHVFERLRRNAGLPATRAAAA; translated from the coding sequence ATGATTCAGGGCGTTATCAAAGCGATCGGCCAGTTGAGCGATGCCGATCTGCGCAAGATCGTCTGGCGCGCGCTTGCGCTGGCGGTGGTCGTGTTCGCGGGACTGTGGGGTCTGTCGTGGTGGCTGCTCGACTGGGCCGGCGGCGGTCTGGTGGCCTATATCGGAACCGACGGCTTCTGGGGCGGTTTGATCGAGACGCTGGTCGAGTTGGGTGGCTTGGCTGCCGTGCTGATCGCGTCGTTCCTGCTGTTCCCGGCCGTGATGGGAATGACCCAGGGCTTTTTCCTGGAGGACGCCGCTGGCGTGGTCGAGCGCAAGCACTACCGCGACCTGCCCGAGGCCCATGATCAACCGATCCTGGAAGGCGTGCGCGATGCCGTCTCGCTTGCATTCACGACGATCATTCTTAACGTCGTGATTCTGCCTGTTTACCTTATCTTATCCTTTATACCCCCATTGAATGTTATCGTGTTTTACGCGCTCAACGGATACCTGCTGGGGCGTGAGTATTTCGAGGTCGTGGCGGTGCGCCGCCTGACTCATGACCATGTCCGCACGCTGCGCCGCCGCCATCGCGGCCGGCTGACGGCGGCGGGGGTGATCATCACGGTGATGCTCACGATCCCCTTGGTGAACCTGCTGGCGCCGGTGGTGGCGACAGCGTTCATGGTCCACGTCTTCGAGCGCCTGCGCCGTAACGCCGGGCTGCCGGCGACGCGCGCTGCCGCTGCCTGA
- a CDS encoding LysR substrate-binding domain-containing protein, whose translation MQLKALRLFMAVARTRSFVAAAEAENTVQSNVTAHVKKLETELGVRLLRRQPGDVQLTSAGRRLLEHAEAICQRHDAAIDEFVTGGTQVRGRLRIGAMETTAAMRLPPMLTAFQQANPTVDVVLSTGPSAQLLDRLQTGELDAAFVAATLPGSEFEQKVVFRERLVLVSGRPLMGLSDRETLLRARFYAFPQGCSYRRQIDRLLNRLGLPPARVSEMGSLDAILGSVAAGLGFAVLPAGVVETFRERYPVYAIDFGQPDEAEMDTYLIAPRVEVASPAVRSFVEFFGTQSQGGAETQRAHALDDEGASLIRAVTKS comes from the coding sequence GTGCAGTTGAAGGCTTTGCGGCTGTTTATGGCCGTCGCGCGAACGCGCAGTTTCGTCGCCGCCGCCGAAGCTGAGAACACCGTCCAGTCCAACGTCACCGCGCATGTGAAAAAGCTGGAAACGGAATTGGGCGTTCGGCTGCTACGCCGTCAGCCGGGCGACGTGCAGTTGACCTCGGCGGGCCGACGGTTGCTCGAGCACGCCGAAGCGATCTGCCAGCGGCACGACGCGGCCATCGACGAGTTCGTGACCGGCGGGACCCAAGTGCGCGGCCGGCTGCGGATCGGCGCCATGGAAACGACGGCCGCGATGCGCCTGCCGCCGATGCTGACGGCGTTCCAGCAGGCCAACCCGACCGTCGACGTGGTGCTATCCACGGGCCCGAGCGCGCAGTTGCTTGACCGGTTACAGACGGGCGAGCTCGACGCGGCGTTCGTCGCGGCGACCCTGCCCGGCTCGGAGTTCGAGCAGAAAGTCGTGTTCCGGGAACGGCTGGTGCTGGTCTCCGGCCGGCCGCTTATGGGTCTGTCCGATCGGGAGACGCTGTTGCGCGCGCGCTTCTACGCCTTTCCCCAGGGCTGCAGCTATCGCCGACAGATCGACCGGCTGTTGAACCGACTGGGGCTGCCACCGGCGCGCGTGTCGGAAATGGGCAGCCTTGACGCGATCCTCGGCAGCGTCGCCGCCGGCCTCGGCTTCGCCGTGCTGCCCGCGGGTGTCGTCGAGACGTTCCGGGAGCGCTATCCGGTCTACGCGATCGACTTCGGGCAGCCGGACGAGGCCGAGATGGACACCTATCTGATCGCCCCTAGGGTTGAGGTGGCCAGCCCGGCGGTGCGCAGCTTCGTCGAGTTCTTTGGCACACAATCGCAAGGCGGGGCGGAGACGCAGCGCGCACATGCGCTGGACGATGAGGGCGCATCGCTAATTCGCGCGGTCACGAAATCCTGA
- a CDS encoding bactofilin family protein encodes MFNKRKNQANRPAQPSWEEPKVDPSAGEGPSGSAGPAAAPQDQRASAPSGLGGAGAQAGHPQPGAAKQGPSRPDASAVLNRQPTPPVRPETGRRAQTAAAAAASSSPATGSAATSQARTSEPADAKRLLVGKEISLSGEIYACDTLVVEGTVEAELNGTQMLDIQESGLFKGSATVDSAEIAGRFEGKLTVRERLHVHATGHIHGEIKYKNLEIDSGGRIGGTLMELSEQEAETAHHTNSVSTGDDSAAPTAGGATAGGYANGAGAPARGEH; translated from the coding sequence ATGTTCAACAAGCGTAAGAATCAGGCCAATCGCCCGGCGCAGCCGAGCTGGGAGGAGCCTAAGGTCGACCCGTCGGCCGGCGAGGGGCCCTCGGGATCGGCTGGACCGGCCGCCGCACCGCAGGACCAGCGCGCGAGCGCGCCCTCGGGCCTCGGCGGTGCCGGAGCGCAGGCCGGACACCCGCAACCCGGCGCGGCCAAGCAGGGGCCGTCGCGTCCCGATGCTTCCGCCGTGTTGAACCGCCAGCCGACCCCGCCGGTGCGACCGGAGACCGGCCGGCGTGCGCAGACCGCTGCCGCCGCCGCGGCGTCGTCCAGCCCGGCTACCGGCTCGGCCGCGACCAGTCAGGCGCGCACGAGCGAGCCGGCGGATGCCAAGCGCCTTCTGGTGGGCAAGGAGATCTCCCTGTCCGGGGAGATTTACGCGTGCGACACGCTGGTCGTAGAAGGCACGGTCGAGGCGGAACTGAACGGCACGCAGATGCTGGATATCCAGGAGTCCGGTCTGTTCAAGGGCTCGGCCACGGTCGACAGCGCGGAGATCGCCGGGCGGTTCGAAGGCAAGCTCACCGTGCGCGAGCGTCTGCACGTCCACGCCACCGGCCATATCCATGGCGAGATCAAGTACAAGAACCTGGAAATCGATAGCGGTGGGCGGATCGGCGGCACGCTGATGGAGTTGAGCGAGCAGGAAGCCGAAACCGCGCATCACACCAACAGCGTATCGACTGGTGATGACAGTGCGGCCCCAACGGCGGGTGGTGCTACCGCTGGCGGCTATGCCAACGGCGCCGGCGCGCCGGCTCGCGGCGAGCACTGA
- a CDS encoding site-specific DNA-methyltransferase, producing the protein MQPPENRILEQNCIDGLNALPAGSVDLVFADPPYNLQLGGELHRPNNSRVDGVDDAWDQFDDLAAYDAFCRKWLTAARHALKDDGSIWVIGSYHNIFRLGALLQDMGFWILNDVVWHKTNPMPNFRGRRFTNAHETLIWAAKSPKSKYTFNYQSMKALNDDLQMRSDWTMPICSGQERLKDASGRKAHPTQKPEALLHRVILASTKPNELVVDPFMGSGTTGAVAKRLRRRWLGFEMDADYAAVARQRIDGIVPVDDPTLVAIESKREAPRVPFGWLVERGELKAGDLLYAGGQRQFSAKVRADGTIVSADHKGSIHQVGAAVQGAPSCNGWTFWHVVQNDGSLVALDVLRQKLRAEMT; encoded by the coding sequence ATGCAGCCGCCGGAAAACCGCATTCTGGAACAGAACTGCATCGACGGGCTGAACGCCCTGCCGGCCGGCTCGGTGGATCTGGTGTTCGCCGATCCGCCGTATAACCTGCAGCTCGGCGGCGAACTGCATCGGCCGAACAACAGCCGGGTCGACGGCGTCGACGACGCCTGGGATCAGTTCGACGACCTGGCCGCCTACGACGCCTTCTGCCGCAAGTGGCTGACGGCCGCGCGCCACGCGTTGAAGGATGACGGCTCGATCTGGGTGATCGGCAGCTATCACAACATCTTCCGCCTCGGCGCGCTGCTTCAGGACATGGGGTTCTGGATCCTGAACGACGTGGTCTGGCACAAGACCAACCCGATGCCGAACTTCCGCGGCCGGCGCTTCACCAACGCGCACGAGACGCTGATCTGGGCGGCCAAGTCGCCGAAGTCGAAGTACACCTTCAATTATCAGTCGATGAAGGCGCTGAACGACGACCTGCAGATGCGCTCCGACTGGACCATGCCGATCTGCTCGGGGCAGGAGCGTCTGAAGGACGCCAGCGGCCGCAAGGCGCACCCGACGCAGAAGCCGGAAGCGTTGCTGCACCGGGTAATCCTGGCGTCAACCAAGCCGAACGAGCTTGTGGTCGACCCGTTCATGGGCTCCGGCACCACCGGCGCGGTCGCCAAGCGTCTGCGCCGGCGCTGGCTGGGGTTCGAGATGGACGCCGACTACGCCGCCGTGGCCCGGCAGCGGATCGACGGCATCGTGCCGGTCGACGATCCCACGCTGGTGGCGATCGAAAGCAAGCGCGAGGCGCCGCGCGTCCCGTTCGGTTGGCTGGTCGAGCGCGGCGAGCTGAAGGCCGGCGACCTGCTCTATGCCGGCGGTCAGCGGCAGTTTTCCGCCAAGGTGCGCGCCGACGGCACGATCGTGAGCGCCGATCACAAGGGCTCGATCCACCAGGTCGGCGCGGCCGTGCAGGGCGCGCCCAGCTGCAACGGCTGGACCTTCTGGCACGTCGTCCAGAACGACGGCTCCCTGGTCGCCCTCGACGTGCTGCGCCAGAAGCTGCGCGCGGAGATGACCTGA
- a CDS encoding YbfB/YjiJ family MFS transporter, whose translation MMPTSRSVHLIACGASATLIGIGLGRFAYAALLPEIVEAGWFTDTQAAYLGAANLLGYFLGAVTASHAATRLGPSMVVRLSVSAVLLSFALCAVPTPFAWFLAWRLLAGVGGAVLMVVAPSAVLAGLVPEDRKTGASFVFAGIGLGVLMSATLVPALATLDLTASWLALAAGIAVLSVWNWPLWRRLDPGADSKPSGDGSADRPAAMPRGVIAAVTTAYALDAIGFVPHTVFWVDLLARQAGHGIAAANVVWALFGVGAVAGPFLAGYAARVLGWHGALTAGLLLKTLAVALPLVSVSLPAAVVSSVLVGALVPGVVALTSGRLAELVGPERHRHTWGFATAVFAAAQAVAAYAMAALYAASGSYLPLFAVGSGALLVGSVILALAPTLLSTDKTATHAGHDT comes from the coding sequence ATGATGCCGACGTCTCGATCCGTTCACCTCATCGCCTGCGGGGCGAGCGCGACGCTGATCGGGATCGGGCTGGGGCGCTTCGCCTACGCCGCCCTGCTGCCCGAAATCGTCGAGGCCGGCTGGTTCACCGATACCCAGGCGGCCTATCTGGGGGCGGCCAACCTGCTGGGCTATTTCCTCGGCGCCGTTACCGCCTCCCACGCAGCCACGCGCCTGGGGCCATCGATGGTGGTCCGACTCAGCGTCAGCGCTGTGCTGCTGAGCTTCGCCCTGTGTGCGGTGCCGACGCCGTTCGCCTGGTTCCTGGCCTGGCGCCTGTTGGCCGGCGTGGGCGGCGCCGTGCTGATGGTCGTGGCTCCATCCGCGGTCCTGGCCGGCCTGGTGCCGGAGGACCGGAAAACCGGCGCGTCCTTCGTGTTCGCAGGGATCGGGCTCGGCGTATTGATGTCGGCCACGCTCGTGCCGGCGCTGGCAACCCTGGATCTGACCGCGTCCTGGCTTGCCCTGGCAGCCGGCATCGCGGTTCTGAGCGTCTGGAACTGGCCCCTATGGCGGCGGCTGGACCCAGGCGCGGACTCAAAGCCGTCTGGAGACGGCAGCGCGGACCGGCCGGCGGCAATGCCGCGGGGCGTCATCGCGGCGGTGACGACCGCCTACGCACTCGACGCCATCGGGTTCGTGCCGCACACGGTCTTCTGGGTGGACTTGCTGGCCCGGCAGGCAGGCCACGGCATAGCGGCGGCCAATGTCGTCTGGGCGCTGTTCGGCGTCGGGGCGGTGGCGGGTCCGTTCCTGGCCGGCTACGCCGCCCGAGTCCTCGGCTGGCACGGCGCGCTGACCGCCGGCCTGCTGCTGAAGACGCTCGCGGTTGCGCTGCCGCTGGTCAGTGTGAGCCTACCGGCGGCGGTCGTGTCATCGGTGCTGGTAGGGGCGCTCGTACCCGGGGTCGTCGCCCTGACCTCGGGCCGGCTTGCCGAACTGGTCGGCCCCGAGCGCCACCGCCACACCTGGGGCTTTGCCACCGCCGTCTTCGCCGCCGCCCAGGCGGTTGCGGCCTATGCCATGGCGGCTCTGTACGCCGCGTCCGGCAGCTACCTCCCCCTGTTCGCCGTCGGCAGCGGCGCCCTGCTGGTGGGGTCAGTCATTCTGGCCCTCGCACCCACCCTGCTATCCACCGACAAGACAGCGACGCATGCCGGACACGACACCTGA
- a CDS encoding glutathione S-transferase family protein, whose protein sequence is MELLLNATSPYARVCRICAIERGLAGRLRLRWVDPWADDSALLAVNPAGRVPALITDDGQGLAEALLIALHFNAHGTGPDLFPADDGSALARAGIGIGLMDAAFATVIARKHQGSESDRGLLGARRHRAIRRCLERLAVDTGEAGDKIDIGTLTVAVALDYLAFRLPEYPLADLQPNLGRWRARIAERPSFQETAFS, encoded by the coding sequence ATGGAACTGCTGCTGAACGCCACCTCTCCCTACGCCCGCGTTTGCCGGATCTGTGCCATTGAACGCGGGCTAGCCGGGCGCCTACGGCTCCGCTGGGTCGATCCCTGGGCTGACGATTCGGCCCTGCTGGCGGTCAATCCGGCGGGACGGGTGCCGGCACTCATCACAGACGACGGTCAGGGCCTGGCCGAGGCCCTGCTGATCGCCCTGCACTTCAACGCCCACGGCACGGGCCCGGACCTGTTTCCGGCAGACGACGGCAGCGCCCTGGCCCGGGCGGGCATCGGGATCGGGTTGATGGACGCCGCCTTCGCGACCGTAATCGCCCGCAAGCACCAGGGCAGCGAAAGCGACCGCGGCCTGCTGGGCGCGCGACGCCACCGTGCGATCCGGCGGTGTCTGGAGCGCCTGGCGGTCGATACCGGCGAGGCCGGCGACAAGATCGACATCGGGACGCTCACCGTAGCGGTCGCCCTGGACTATCTGGCGTTCCGGCTTCCGGAATACCCGCTGGCCGACCTGCAGCCGAATCTAGGGCGTTGGCGCGCCCGGATCGCCGAGCGCCCGAGCTTCCAGGAGACCGCGTTCAGCTGA
- a CDS encoding SOUL family heme-binding protein, with amino-acid sequence MILRLAATMAASAVLAGCSVVGVRSGTETLEYEVVADLGEDLEVREYPARLAAEARLPGRDKSSEAFGLLFDYIKGANEGNQEVAMTTPVQSDAGAQKIAMTTPVQTDTAETDDGRPVTVMRFFLPRKYTAETAPVPTDDRLSLIQLGPEQVAVLRFSGFGFESSVREEKRRLMERLRATVWQPAGPATALFYDPPWTLPFFRRNEVAVPVTRAGS; translated from the coding sequence ATGATTCTGAGACTGGCCGCGACGATGGCGGCATCCGCCGTGTTGGCGGGCTGTTCGGTGGTCGGCGTGCGCTCCGGCACCGAGACGCTGGAGTACGAGGTGGTGGCCGACCTGGGCGAGGACCTGGAGGTCCGGGAATATCCCGCGCGCCTGGCCGCAGAGGCGCGGTTGCCCGGCCGGGACAAGAGCTCCGAGGCGTTCGGCCTGTTGTTCGACTACATCAAGGGCGCGAACGAAGGGAACCAGGAGGTCGCGATGACGACCCCGGTGCAAAGCGATGCGGGCGCCCAGAAGATCGCCATGACCACGCCGGTTCAGACCGACACGGCTGAAACCGACGATGGCCGTCCGGTCACGGTCATGCGGTTTTTCCTGCCGCGCAAATACACCGCCGAGACTGCTCCCGTGCCGACCGACGACCGGCTGAGCCTGATCCAGCTTGGGCCGGAGCAGGTGGCCGTATTGCGTTTCTCCGGCTTCGGCTTCGAGTCCAGCGTGCGGGAAGAGAAGCGGCGGCTGATGGAACGCCTGCGGGCGACCGTCTGGCAGCCAGCCGGTCCGGCCACGGCGTTGTTCTACGACCCGCCGTGGACGCTACCGTTCTTCCGCCGTAACGAAGTCGCGGTGCCGGTGACGCGCGCGGGGTCGTAG
- a CDS encoding ribonuclease HII, with product MPAKPAPTFAFETAAGASPERLVVGVDEVGRGPLAGPVVACALALDPTRVPEVLIARLRDSKALSAKARTEIAEGLRVHAVHALGRAEVDEIDRLNILHAAMLAMTRAVAALPQVPAHALIDGNKVPDGLPCPAEAVVGGDGRVLSIAGASIVAKVARDREMAELDARHPGYGWAANAGYGTRQHRDALVRLGATMHHRRSFKPVQEVLKNAS from the coding sequence ATGCCCGCCAAGCCCGCCCCCACCTTCGCGTTCGAGACGGCCGCCGGCGCCTCGCCGGAACGGCTGGTCGTGGGCGTCGACGAGGTTGGGCGCGGACCACTGGCGGGGCCGGTGGTGGCCTGCGCGCTGGCGCTCGATCCCACGCGCGTGCCGGAGGTGCTGATCGCCCGGCTGCGCGATTCCAAGGCGCTGAGCGCCAAGGCGCGCACCGAGATCGCCGAGGGGCTGCGTGTCCACGCCGTTCACGCCCTGGGCCGGGCGGAGGTCGACGAGATCGATCGGCTGAACATTCTGCATGCGGCGATGTTGGCGATGACGCGGGCCGTTGCCGCGCTGCCGCAGGTTCCCGCGCACGCGCTGATCGACGGCAATAAAGTGCCGGACGGCCTGCCGTGCCCGGCCGAGGCGGTGGTCGGCGGCGATGGCCGCGTGCTGTCGATCGCCGGCGCCTCGATCGTCGCCAAGGTCGCCCGCGACCGGGAAATGGCCGAGTTGGACGCCCGCCACCCGGGCTATGGCTGGGCCGCCAACGCCGGCTACGGCACCCGGCAGCACCGCGATGCGCTCGTCCGTTTGGGCGCCACCATGCACCATCGCCGATCGTTCAAGCCGGTCCAGGAGGTTCTTAAAAACGCCTCCTAA
- a CDS encoding DUF2244 domain-containing protein: protein MRVRDTPADEHFGPRPAPGQEGVTAHAHPDDDALVFDAILTPHRSLSKRGFTLLMTSVCIVSFTAGLGFFLMGAWPVVGFMGLDVLLIYGAFKLNFRAARLYETVTLTRDDLTVRRVSPRGDSQIWRFQPAWLQVRMDDPPEHDSQLILRSHGRQLAIGSFLTAEERLDLAKTLQDAVVQANAPGPPTGPEVGDGS from the coding sequence ATGCGTGTTCGCGACACCCCGGCCGACGAGCATTTCGGCCCCCGCCCGGCGCCCGGGCAGGAGGGGGTGACCGCGCATGCCCATCCGGATGACGACGCGCTGGTGTTCGATGCCATCCTGACTCCGCATCGCTCGCTGTCGAAGCGGGGCTTCACGCTGTTGATGACGTCCGTCTGCATCGTCTCCTTCACCGCCGGCCTGGGCTTTTTCCTGATGGGCGCCTGGCCAGTCGTCGGCTTCATGGGCCTGGACGTCCTGCTGATCTACGGTGCCTTCAAGCTGAACTTCCGCGCCGCCCGCCTGTACGAGACCGTGACCCTGACGCGGGACGATCTGACGGTGCGCCGGGTGTCGCCGCGCGGGGATTCGCAGATCTGGCGCTTCCAGCCGGCCTGGCTGCAGGTGCGCATGGACGATCCGCCCGAGCACGACAGCCAGCTCATCCTGCGTTCGCACGGTCGGCAGCTCGCGATCGGCAGCTTCCTGACCGCCGAGGAACGCCTGGACCTCGCCAAGACCTTGCAGGACGCCGTCGTCCAGGCCAACGCGCCCGGCCCGCCGACCGGGCCGGAAGTGGGCGACGGGTCTTAG